A genomic region of Phragmites australis chromosome 2, lpPhrAust1.1, whole genome shotgun sequence contains the following coding sequences:
- the LOC133901393 gene encoding CASP-like protein 1E1, translating into MEISRGKPGFNGVAAGAGSFNGSSRRASYMDAGAAGAGGARTAPVDACGVALRVFVLAATLVAAVVMGVDRQTTTVKVTLADTLPPLQVPVTAKWSYSSAFVYFVVANAMVCAFSALALAACRRRRAVVAVMVGDLVALALLFSAVGAAAQFGILGERGNSHVRWPKLCNVYDRFCERAMAAVIVSLLAAFANLVLLMLTILDVHKNSSYY; encoded by the exons ATGGAGATTTCGAGGGGGAAGCCCGGCTTCAACGGcgtggccgccggcgccggctccTTCAACGGCAGCAGCCGCCGGGCCAGCTACATGGACGCGGGCGCCGCGGGGGCTGGCGGAGCCCGGACGGCGCCTGTGGACGCGTGCGGCGTGGCGCTGCGTGTGTTCGTGCTGGCGGCGACGCTGGTTGCCGCGGTGGTGATGGGCGTGGACCGGCAGACGACGACCGTCAAGGTGACGCTCGCCGACACGCTGCCGCCGCTGCAGGTGCCCGTCACCGCTAAGTGGTCCTACTCCTCCGCCTTCGT GTACTTCGTGGTGGCGAACGCGATGGTGTGCGCGTTCTCGGCATTGGCGCTGGCGGCGTGCCGCAGGCGCCGCGCGGTGGTGGCCGTGATGGTGGGCGACCTGGTGGCGCTGGCGCTGCTGTTCTCCGCGGTGGGGGCGGCCGCGCAGTTTGGCATCCTCGGGGAGCGCGGCAACTCGCATGTGCGCTGGCCCAAGTTGTGCAACGTCTACGACCGCTTCTGCGAGCGCGCCATGGCCGCCGTCATCGTCTCCCTGCTCGCCGCCTTCGCCAACCTCGTCCTCCTCATGCTCACAATCCTCGACGTCCACAAGAACTCATCCTACTACTAG